Part of the Candidatus Methylacidiphilales bacterium genome is shown below.
CGCGAAATTCGCTAAAGGATGGACACGGATGTGAACTTGGATTTTATACAATGATCACAGGTTTTTTTGAGAGTTCCCCCTTAACCTTGGCGAGCGTTGCGTGCTTGGCGCGAGGAAGTGCTGTTTGTTTTTACCCAAAAAATATCCGCGCAAATCTGTTTAATCTGCGGATAAAAACGCCTTTCTCTGCGCTCTTTGTGTTCTTTTGCGGCCAATCTTCTTTGTCTTTGCATCTTGGCATTTTACCCCAATCCGATCATCTTATCCCAACATGACAAGCAAGCGCGGCATTTTGCTCGCCAATTTGGGCTCCCCGTGTTCCGCTTCCGTTCCGGACGTGCGCCGTTATTTGCGCGAATTTTTGATGGATGAACGGGTCATCGACTACCCGTTTCTCCTCCGCTGGATCATCATCCATTGTTTTGTACTTCCCACCCGTCCGCACCGCTCGGCGGAAGCGTACCGGCGCATTTGGACGGATGAAGGTTCCCCCCTTGTTGCCAGCAGCCGTCGTCTTCACGGGATTTTGCAAAAAGAACTGGATTTGCCCGTTGTACTGGGCATGCGCTATGGCGAGCCCTCCATCCTGAGTGCCCTCAAGGAGCTGCGCACAAAGGTCCCGGATCTTGAGGAAATTCTGTTGATGCCGCTTTACCCGCATTATGCAATGGCTTCCTACGAAACTGTGGTGGCAAAAGCCCGGAAGGAGCTGGATGTCCTGGGCTGGCGAATCCGCCTCACGGTGTTGCCGCCGTTTTACAACCAGGAGATTTATCTCAACGCCATGGAGTCTGTCTTGCGTCCCGCGCTGGAAGATCCGTGGGACCATCTGCTCTTCAGCTATCATGGCATTCCGCTGCGCCATATCAAAAGAGCCGACTGCAGCGCCAGTCATTGCCTTTTGGATCCCGCTTGTTGTACTACCCCGGCCGCCGCACATGCAACCTGTTATCGTCACCAGTCGCTTCATACCACCGAAACCCTTGCGCTGCGGCTCGGCCTCAGACCGGGGACGTATTCCTCATCGTTCCAGTCGCGATTTGGCAGGGAAGCCTGGTGTACCCCCTATACCGATCAGGAACTCATACGCTTGGCGGCTTCGGGAGTCCGGCGACTGGTGGTTCTTTGCCCGGCTTTTGTGACCGATTGCCTGGAGACACTCGAAGAAATCGGCATGGCCGGCAAGGAAAGCTTCCTCGAGCACGGGGGGGAATCCTTCAAGCTTGTGCCGTGCCTGAACGAACATCCCAAATGGATTGAAGCCCTCCGCGCCTGGGCGCTGCATTTTCCCGACAACTGGATGCGCGTTGCGCCCTGACTGGCTTTCTCCCAACGCGTGAGAAGTCCAAATAGAAAAAATATTTTTAAAACGGCGGCAGCGAATGGATCAAACTGGGTGAAAGAAAAACCTCGCCTACGGCGGAATTACGCCTGGAAAGTGAATGACCAAGGCTTCCGGGCGTTTCCAATTCGCTTGTTTAAGTTGTTTGATATGGTATGCTAGTACTATAAATACAGGCATTAGAATAATTAATGCAGCGATCTCTGCATTCGGTTTGAGCTTATTGCTCGGCTTGCCGCTTCATGCCCAAATCCTGGTAAGCAGCGTGACGGGATCCACCTCGTTGTTGGGAAACCATGGTTCGAACCTGATTACAAACGGGAGTTTCGAAACTGGCGCATCCACGACTACAGACTCATTCTCCGGCGGCATTATTCGCGATAACTGGACACAATCCTCGGGATTAACGGGCTTCAATCAACATGTGCCGACCGGGTGGAGCAACGCCGGATCTTCCGGGGCAAACAACTATGCCACATGGACGAATACCGCCGGTGGCGCGTTAGGCTCCGTTGGTCAAAGCTATTACCCAGGGACGGGTGCGAATGCGGGCAGTGATCCGATCAGCTCAGCGGCGGTTCCGGACGGCAGCAAGGCCCTTTATTTTGGAAATCTGTATATCGCGTCAGTGTCGGCGGGCATCCATATCAATTCAGACGTCAACGGGGTGCTTAGTATGACCGCAGGCACAGGAACCTTATCCCACACTCTAACAAGCGCCGATTTTCACCCGAGCACTGCGAATGGAACATCGAGGATTTCGCAGGCTGTGACATTGATTGCGGGACACAAATACCTTTTGGATTTCTGGGCGGGGGGCGAGGACAGTAATATTGTCGCCGGGACCACCACGGATCCCCAGTATAATTCAGACGGCATCTTCATGGCGAGCATCACCTCAACAAGCACAACAAGCCAGTTCTTTTTTGATTCGGCGTCTGGAACCGGAGTTGACGCGCAGGGGCTTTCAAGCGGTGTAGGAACGTTTCAACGCTACCACATTAATTTCATCGCGGCCTCCACAGGAACCTACACCCTTTCCTTCCAAAGTTGGGGGCATGGCAGCAGTTCCAATACGGTCAACTGGTTCACGGGGACTCAAGCCTCAGGCGTGGGAGCCTCGGAGCTTGTGCTGGATGACGTCATTCTCAACGATCTTACGCCCGAGGCTTCGACACTAGCGGCAGGCGCTGTCGTCCTCATGATGGCGGGATTTCCGCTGTGCCGGTTTCTTTTTTCCATTGTTCCTGCCAGCGGTCAACTTTCGCCTTCATTTCCGGAAAAAGGATGTCGGGATCCATATTTTTAAAACATTCCTGTGCCTCCGCATTGCGTTTACAGGCGGCGAGGATAAGGCCGTAGTAAACCATGCACTGGTTTTCGGCGATTTCGCTTTTGTTGCGGGAGTCGAGAATGGCTGCCGCCTTTGCCGGCTCGCCGTTGACGCAAAGGCTGTAGGCATAGACTGCCGCGTGCGAAACCGGTTTTGGGTCGGCCAGATAGACTTCCGAAGCCAGTTTTGTGGCGAAGCCAGGATTTTTGTCAAGAACGAGCAGGAGTTGTGCGATGTCAAGTTTCACTGAAAGATCATCCGGGTGATCCTTTGTTATGCGATCCAGGAGCTTGAGCAGGTCGTTTGCATCGTTTTGCTGCCGGTAGTAGGCAAAGAGCTCTTTTTGCGCCCAGTCGTGCATGGGGTCGCCGAGTGGAATGTCCCATAGAATTTCGTGGGCTTCGCCGGGATGCCCGTCCTCCATCTCCATGTGGTAGAGAAACAACTGCGAAGCGGTCTGATTGCGCGCCGCAGCCCGGGCCTGCCCCCAAATATCAGAGGCCATGGCTTCCTCGTTCCGTTCGCGATAAACGCGGGAAAGTAATGCCAGCCGCTGAGCCTCCATCCGTTCCCAATTCCCGCTTGCAACCAGCGGCTCAAGCGACTTCCAATCCTTTATGGATATATAACAATCCGCAAGCACAACCGGTACGGGCATCCTTTTTTTGATGGCGGCTGGGAGCGTTTCCAGCCATTCCAGGGCCTCCTGGCTGCCGCGCCTCTCCAACAGGCACCGGGCGAGACGCGCGGCTGTTTCAGGATTGTCTTTCGCCTCCGCTTTGAGCTGGGGGAGGGCTTTTTCGGCAAGCGGGGAATGGCAGAGAAAAAGCAGATCGAGGTTTTGAAGCCGGTCTGCTTCAGTGGGTTTTGGGAGGCTCATCAGTCGCCCGTTCATTTGGAGGGCGGCATGATATTCACCGGCCTTCATCAGGCCGGAAATCGCGATGCGGAGGGCGCGAGTTCCAAGATCGGGATCATCCGCCATTTTTTTAAGAGTGGCGATTGCCTTTGCCCGATCCTCAGGGTTATCGGACTCGATTTGCAATTTTGCCACTGCAAGCCTGATGAATTTTTTCTTTGGAAAGCCGGGAAACTTTTGTTCCAGGGCTTCGCATGCCCTAACCGCAGCGGCCACTTCCCTTTTCGCGCAATAATAAAAGACCTCAAACTCCAGGTATTCCGGGCAGTTGCGCGCGTCCGGGGGAATGGCGGCAAGCGTTTTACCCGCCGTATCAATCTGGTTGAATTGCAGGGCTGTTTTGACAAGCGCGAACTTTTCAGAGGCGCTTTCAGGAAGGAACTTGACGACTATTTTTCGGCACTGGACAGCTTCCGGGTTTCTGTCCGCCTCCATGAGTTCAGCCAGAAATCTGTACGCATCTGGATTGTTTGGGCGGGCGCGGATGCTTGCCTGGATGCTTAGCATTACATTTCCAGCATCGCCTTTTTCCGCAAAGTTCCTGGCCATGTCCAAAGCCCGGTTGGCGCGCCAGCGTGAGTATATGTTTGGTGCTTTCCAAATCGCAACGGCAAGGCCGATGAGGCAGAATACCGTCAGGCATATTTTTTTAAGGATGCTCACAACCGTTCTCCCGATGCATCTTCTGTCGTGTGAACAAGTTTTCCCACAACTTTTTTCAGGGATTCAATGGCGATTTCATCGCTTGGCGCGCCGGTAAGGATCACCTGCAAAACCGCCTGGGCAACACTCCTTCTGCCGGCAAAAGCGGCCTTGAAGCGACTGTTTATCGGAGGGTTAAAATTATCCAAGTCGCCGTAAAGGGATGCATCCTGCGCCCGATGCGCGTAAAAAACATGCACTGGATGCAGTTTGCCCTTAAAGAGGTAGTGGTGAAAGCGCAGCGGAATATGTTTTACAGTGAGGTCTATGAAGGGCGCCTCGCATATTAATTGGTAACCCACCGCGGGCAGGCAAATATCGGGATGATGCGCGGCTGCGGCGGCCGCAGAGGAGCGCGCCGCGGGCCATTGCAGATAGCTGACATGCCAGACCAGTCCTCCGGGACTTGCCCACTGCAGGGCAATGCCATCATTCGTCCGAAGCAAAGCCCGCGATTCCTCCGGTATTTCCACACGAAACCATCCGGCAAAATCAGGGTCGGATCGTGACGGGGCTATCACGTTCCATTGCGGCGTTTTCGTTTCATTCTGTTCATGCGCGGCATACCACTGTGCGGTTCCGACTGCGGCCAACAGCCAGACAACGATGGAAAAAATGAGGAGCCATCCGGGAGTGGAGCAGGGGCTAACACGACAATCATCATGCCGAGCAGGATTGCGGGCAGCTTCCGAAATCTGTGGCGCTTTGTTCCGCATCCAACCCGCAAAGAGAACAACCGATGCCATGCAAGTTCCCATCTCGATCCATCCCAGCGGATCATGCCAGCGCTGAAAGGCGTCGCTCCCGTTGGCGGCTTCGATCCATGTGAGCGCAAACATCCGCAGCGCGTTGAAAAACAACGCGGCGAGGCCCCCAAAGACAACCGCCCAACAGCTTTGCGCGCGTCGCAAATTCCAGAATTCTCCGGCGAGGAACGCAATCATGATGCAAACCTGCAACGAACGGATCCCGCTGCATGCGGTGTTGAGGCCGACGATTCCGTTGCTGACCTGAATGGTGTTTCCAAGTTGTACGGCGGGAATCCCGATCCAGAACAACCCTTCGACCGTGGCCGCCGCACCGAGACGGGTAAGCCATTGGACCACCTGCCCCTCAAAGCCGCTTGGCCACGGAATCGCCGTTGCTGAGAAAAGAATCGGAAACGCGAAATGACGCGCCCATCTCCAACCGCCTGCCAGCGCAAGGCAACCGAGGGAGAGGAATATGCATTGGATTTCACGAACCCAGAAAAGCATCCGCCATTCTGCATTGGCTTCACCAACAAAACGGAGGGGCAAATGCAGCAAGACAAGGATGACAATACCTGCCTGAATCAATGCACGACAGGTGCCGTGTGGTGCATCCGGTATCGGGCGAAGCAGCCAGCGTTGCAAAAACAAGCCGGCAGCGGCCACCGGCACGAACCAGCCAAACGCATACTGGGCATTCGTCGCCCAGTCGATATGGATATCCCACCAAAGTGTGAGCCAGTAAATTCCGGGTAGTAACAAAAACACAGTACAGGCATCCCAAAGCGGGCGGGGAGCATTGTCAAGAAAATGGCACGGGAGAGGTTTTGTCCAGAGATAAACACAGATTTTAGTGTGTCCTGTGCGAGTGTGAATTTTGCTGGCACATTTTATGATGGCTGTGAAACTCTTTAAGCAGAAGTGAGTGATTCACCATCCATCCCGTTGGAACAACCTGTTTTGCAGCGCCTCGGAAAGGCGTTTGCGTTTCTGATCGTGCCTGTGCTGGTTGTCGGCGGCGCCTGGGAAGGGTTTAAATATGCCAGGCTGCACCTTTCGCTTTCGTACGCGCACCGTGAATTTTCAAAAAGACAATTCATGCGGGCGGAATACTGGGCCAGCCGCGCTTTCAACGCGGACCAGACAAGTGTGGAAGCTGCGCGGCTGATGGCGGAAATCAACGAAGTGCAGGAAAGACCGGCCGCTATTAGCTGGCGGATCCGGGTTGTGCAACTGGAGCCCGGGAACACAGGGGACATCATGGCATGGGCAAAATGCGCCTTGAGGTTTGAGCAGGACGAGATGGCCATCAAAGCCCTGAAATCCCTCCCGGTTGATTTTCAAAATCGAAGCGCCGAGTTCCAGGAACTGATGGCCGGTTTTGCCCTGGCAGCTCATCAAACAGGACTTGCGGAATCGTATTTTGCGAGGGCGGTGGAACTCGAACCGGGCAACCCGGTGAGCCGGTTGAACCTTGCGGCATTTCGTTTGTCAAATTCCTCCAACCGGGAAGTCCGGGAGACGTCCGCCCGGGATATTGAAGGCATGCTCTCAGATTCGCGTGTCCGGCTTTATGCCGCCCGCGCGCTGCTAACCGATGCGATTCGAAACAGGGACCGCGTACGCGCAGAACGGTTTGCGGAGATGCTGCGCGCCTTTCCGGAGCACACTTTCAGCGACGACCTCAGCCGCCTCGAAGCCGTGACGTCCCTGCAGGTTTTTAATGCCGCACTCGGAGAGATCGAACATCGGGCGCAATCGGACGCGCTCAAAACCATCGCGACGTGCGACTGGCTGAACGCGCATCGAATGGCCGGCGAAACACTGCGATGGTACGCAAAGCTCCCCGAGCCAATCCAATCCAATATTCGTGTGCAAATGACAGAGGCCCAGAGTTACCTTGCCATGCAGGATTGGAATGGGCTGAAGACCTTCCTGGAAAAGTGCCGTTGGGACGTCGGAGAATACCTCAGGCGTGCCATGCTGATTCGCTGCAAACGGGAACTGTCCCAGCCCTGGGAGAAAGAGTGGGAACAGCTCATGATCGAAACGCAGGCCCATTCGCCTGAAGATCTTTTGCTGGCGCAACTGGTGATGGGCTGGAAATGGCGCAAGGAAGCGATTGACCTTCTTTGGAAGGCAGCAACCAGGACGGAGACGGAGTCGAAAGCTCTGCAGAATCTGAGCGACATCTTCTCACAGACAGGCGAAACGAGCGAACTGCTTCGCGTCACAAAAGCGCAGCTTGAGCTGGACCCCTCGAATCCGGCGAGGAAAAATAACGAGGCATTTCTCTCACTGCTTTTATATGGCGATTCAGAGGTGTCAGAAAGCATTGCGCGCGAAGTTTCAACCGCAAATCCCAAAATCCCCGAGTGGGCGGCCACGTATGCGTATGCCCTCCATCTGGCGGGAAAGGAGTCCGAGGCCCAAAAGGTGATGGAACGGCTGTCTCCCGAAGCGCTTGCCCGCCCTGACATCGCGCTGTATTACGCCATTGTTCTGGCGGCAAATGGCAATTCCGGCAAGGCCGGGGAATTCCTGGCGAAATCGAATCCGAATGGGATGCTTCCCGAGGAACAGAAGCTGGCGGCGGACCTGGCG
Proteins encoded:
- a CDS encoding exosortase/archaeosortase family protein: MFLLLPGIYWLTLWWDIHIDWATNAQYAFGWFVPVAAAGLFLQRWLLRPIPDAPHGTCRALIQAGIVILVLLHLPLRFVGEANAEWRMLFWVREIQCIFLSLGCLALAGGWRWARHFAFPILFSATAIPWPSGFEGQVVQWLTRLGAAATVEGLFWIGIPAVQLGNTIQVSNGIVGLNTACSGIRSLQVCIMIAFLAGEFWNLRRAQSCWAVVFGGLAALFFNALRMFALTWIEAANGSDAFQRWHDPLGWIEMGTCMASVVLFAGWMRNKAPQISEAARNPARHDDCRVSPCSTPGWLLIFSIVVWLLAAVGTAQWYAAHEQNETKTPQWNVIAPSRSDPDFAGWFRVEIPEESRALLRTNDGIALQWASPGGLVWHVSYLQWPAARSSAAAAAAHHPDICLPAVGYQLICEAPFIDLTVKHIPLRFHHYLFKGKLHPVHVFYAHRAQDASLYGDLDNFNPPINSRFKAAFAGRRSVAQAVLQVILTGAPSDEIAIESLKKVVGKLVHTTEDASGERL
- the hemH gene encoding ferrochelatase codes for the protein MTSKRGILLANLGSPCSASVPDVRRYLREFLMDERVIDYPFLLRWIIIHCFVLPTRPHRSAEAYRRIWTDEGSPLVASSRRLHGILQKELDLPVVLGMRYGEPSILSALKELRTKVPDLEEILLMPLYPHYAMASYETVVAKARKELDVLGWRIRLTVLPPFYNQEIYLNAMESVLRPALEDPWDHLLFSYHGIPLRHIKRADCSASHCLLDPACCTTPAAAHATCYRHQSLHTTETLALRLGLRPGTYSSSFQSRFGREAWCTPYTDQELIRLAASGVRRLVVLCPAFVTDCLETLEEIGMAGKESFLEHGGESFKLVPCLNEHPKWIEALRAWALHFPDNWMRVAP